In Zygosaccharomyces rouxii strain CBS732 chromosome D complete sequence, one DNA window encodes the following:
- the BEM1 gene encoding phosphatidylinositol-3-phosphate-binding protein BEM1 (similar to uniprot|P29366 Saccharomyces cerevisiae YBR200W BEM1 Protein containing SH3-domains involved in establishing cell polarity and morphogenesis functions as a scaffold protein for complexes that include Cdc24p Ste5p Ste20p and Rsr1p) — translation MLKSLKFTKRDSSGSKGRISSSDISSPTPAGNSIGGIGGGGKFGKIGISRNASGASSQSMSSVRKNSRSVPSPEKWIRAIGSYRSQTPQEVSFTEGEVFFVLEEEKEWYQALNPSTKKQGLVPRGYFELADRNKSISRHASVLSQQSDISKMGTLYAIVLYDFQAEKGDELTSYAGENLFICAHHNFEWFIAKPIGRLGGPGLVPVGFVSIIDITTGYATGNDVKEDINYVNLPTVQEWKSNIARYKASNISLGSVEHAQPSSVPAVQQPVGQQQQQQQQQQQQQQQQKYKSFGMDLDVVTKAAVESFGMEDEKYWFEVTCDLSSGKGRRLKRCYQDFYDLQVRLLDSFPAESGKLRDPSGQWTRRIMPYIPGPVPYVTDTITKKRKEDLNIYVGDLIMLPDYISRSEMVLLLFQIRDNGYDREFPLGMGETFANGSNVNRGEDTVLTNATNTLGIPREDNTLTGEDLQLYEKLSELSLTNSKAQSRPPSQLPPPIKPIKIKFYYKDDIFALMLNTNITYAELCSKISPRVDTENFKLFVKLTGDDDTEEIKSDEQIAQVIQAKLKISVYDA, via the exons ATGTTAAAG AGTCTTAAATTCACTAAGAGAGACAGTAGTGGATCGAAAGGAAGAATATCTTCCTCAGATATCTCCTCACCAACGCCGGCAGGGAACAGCATTGGTGGAatcggtggtggtggtaaatttggtaaaattggAATATCAAGAAACGCATCAGGAGCATCATCACAATCTATGTCATCAGTAAggaagaattcaagaagTGTACCATCACCAGAGAAATGGATAAGGGCAATTGGAAGCTATCGGTCTCAAACTCCTCAAGAAGTTTCATTTACAGAAGGCGaagttttctttgttcttgaagaagagaaagagtGGTATCAGGCGTTAAATCCATCTACGAAGAAGCAGGGATTAGTACCAAGAGGATATTTTGAACTTGCAGATAGAAATAAATCGATTTCGCGGCATGCGAGCGTACTGAGTCAACAGAGTGATATATCTAAGATGGGGACACTTTATGCAATTGTACTTTATGATTTCCAAGCCGAAAAAGGTGATGAATTGACTTCATACGCAGGCGaaaatctttttatttGTGCACATCATAATTTCGAATGGTTTATTGCAAAGCCAATTGGTAGATTAGGTGGTCCTGGATTAGTACCTGTAGGATTTGTTAGTATTATTGATATTACCACTGGTTATGCAACTGGAAATGATGTTAAGGAGGATATAAATTATGTCAATTTGCCCACTGTACAAGAATGGAAGAGCAATATTGCAAGGTATAAGGCTAGTAATATTAGTTTAGGATCAGTGGAACATGCTCAACCTTCATCGGTACCGGCTGTACAGCAACCGGTTGgacagcagcagcagcagcagcagcagcagcagcagcaacaacaacaacaaaagtACAAGAGTTTTGGGATGGATCTTGATGTTGTAACTAAAGCTGCTGTGGAATCATTTGGAATGGAAGATGAGAAATACTGGTTTGAAGTCACTTGTGATCTATCAAGTGGTAAAGGTCGTAGATTAAAAAGATGCTATCAAGATTTTTATGACTTGCAAGTAAGACTATTAGATTCGTTTCCAGCGGAATCGGGTAAATTAAGGGACCCTAGTGGGCAATGGACAAGACGAATCATGCCCTACATTCCTGGGCCTGTTCCTTATGTGACTGATACTAtaacaaagaaaaggaaagaagatttgaacaTTTATGTTGGTGATCTAATCATGTTACCTGATTACATTTCCAGATCAGAGATGGTACTTTTACTATTCCAAATTAGAGACAATGGATATGATCGTGAGTTCCCATTGGGGATGGGTGAAACTTTTGCCAACGGTAGCAATGTTAATAGAGGGGAAGATACTGTATTGACAAATGCAACGAACACCTTGGGCATACCCAGGGAAGATAATACGTTGACAGGTGAAGATTTACAACTctatgaaaaattatcagaaTTATCATTAACCAATTCTAAAGCACAATCAAGGCCACCAAGTCAATTACCACCGCCTATAAAGCCAATAAAGATAAAATTTTACTATAAGGATGATATCTTCGCATTAATGCTCAACACAAATATCACGTATGCTGAACTTTGTAGTAAGATTTCTCCTCGTGTTGATACTGAAAACTTTAAATTGTTTGTAAAATTAACAGGTGATGATGACACTGAAGAGATTAAGAGTGATGAACAAATAGCTCAAGTGATTCAGgcaaaattgaaaatttctgTCTACGACGCTTGA
- the UBP16 gene encoding putative ubiquitin-specific protease UBP16 (weakly similar to uniprot|Q02863 Saccharomyces cerevisiae YPL072W UBP16 Putative ubiquitin-specific protease): MAGVVYLIAQGRGQNVNGQWLHSFIQSNGRGIKYIGYGVLAAVSIYILIPSVSSLITGKDMFHSKRSDRTTTGLINNRNDCFANSSVQALSALPRLTRYLNDILSQASQMVYDLEKDHDAPKEFHKAPEPSPAPSAPPAINKSPEELEQQHQEHSHHSNHLTVPHDQLGAATPKIELDQNPLDMHVNSMVDVSADRPGLPALKSTTTINTITTLKDEEDGGDETPEMSVNQEADGGEDSGDTPVDGSNLPKLPLHRSLASMLEQLQRTVTSPRHLSIWPLLHSLEVIFNARISSGQNDAHELTQVILETLQKENNKIREFAKNQKLPVDIPEIPFRGKVADHLVCTACRNSSKVRVTQFNMLPLAVPQAITAKLAEMVSDNQVESIEGYSCLTCKVGKILENEKGRDTSSYETTEQNTLASLARAFPNLTINDDVSEELMNYINGYNRDGLVTSQLKSTIVKKNVVVDAPQVLLIHLSRSMFNGTNYTRNPCAVNFDEILQLQEQVIQNDRCVGINSVNYELKAIVKHAGSHSQGHYQCYRHKPDFVKDIDTHAVINRTPVIDANLINIHDPQDSKEVAATEMMEPPPTKQTGDSPSNLSSSSLGGSTDLPNSNDPNDSDDYVLDNDDSSKMSRKPSTFRKITNFLSRRSSVSNSSLDTPDAPESDNVGRGRRSTTSRNTDDHSRPTSTVRSSTGNRESSVASRQGGTQPIRSRSRANSTSSQQSSRSRADSISSDRSLSDLSAVTSSESNNYGTTTSASDTDSTSGADPMTRKRHLKKIKSVLKYPYWSISDTVVHEAKPEEVLNETKYVYMLFYERVNA; this comes from the coding sequence ATGGCTGGTGTCGTTTATTTGATAGCACAAGGACGAGGACAGAACGTTAACGGTCAGTGGCTTCATAGTTTTATCCAAAGCAACGGCAGAGGAATTAAATACATTGGTTACGGAGTTCTTGCAGCTGTTTCCATCTACATTTTAATACCAAGTGTAAGCAGTTTAATAACTGGTAAAGATATGTTTCATTCAAAAAGAAGTGACAGAACTACGACAGGGTTAATCAACAATAGAAATGATTGTTTTGCCAACTCTTCAGTGCAGGCATTATCTGCATTGCCCAGATTGACCAGATATCTAAACGATATTTTGAGCCAAGCTTCTCAAATGGTCTACGACTTGGAAAAAGATCATGATGCCCCCAAGGAGTTTCATAAGGCACCAGAACCCTCTCCAGCACCTTCAGCACCTCCTGCTATAAACAAATCTCCAGAGGAACTGGAGCAGCAACATCAAGAACATAGTCATCATTCTAATCACCTAACTGTACCTCATGATCAACTGGGAGCAGCAACTCCAAAAATTGAGTTGGACCAAAACCCTTTGGATATGCATGTCAATAGTATGGTCGATGTGTCCGCAGATAGACCAGGCTTACCAGCATTGAAATCTACTACCACTATCAATACGATTACAACTTtgaaggatgaagaagatggtggtgatgagaCTCCAGAAATGTCCGTAAACCAAGAAGCTGACGGTGGCGAGGATAGTGGTGATACTCCTGTTGACGGATCGAATCTGCCCAAATTACCACTGCATAGGTCTTTGGCAAGTATGTTGGAACAATTGCAACGTACAGTCACCTCTCCAAGACATCTGTCCATCTGGCCTCTTTTACACTCTTTGGAAGTCATCTTCAATGCGAGAATCTCAAGTGGTCAAAATGATGCTCATGAATTGACCCAAGTTATCTTGGAGACGTTgcaaaaggaaaataataaaattcgTGAATTCGCtaaaaatcaaaaattgcCTGTTGATATTCCTGAGATTCCATTTAGGGGTAAGGTTGCTGATCATTTGGTTTGTACCGCATGTCGTAATTCGAGCAAGGTCAGAGTTACTCAATTTAACATGCTACCACTAGCTGTACCTCAGGCAATTACTGCTAAACTAGCCGAGATGGTCTCTGATAACCAAGTGGAATCTATCGAAGGTTATTCATGTCTAACTTGTAAAGTGGGgaaaatcttggaaaatgaaaaggGTCGTGATACTTCTAGCTATGAAACTACTGAACAGAACACTTTAGCATCTTTGGCAAGAGCTTTCCCCAATTTAACtattaatgatgatgtttcagaggaattgatgaattataTTAATGGATACAACAGAGATGGGTTAGTTACTTCACAACTTAAGTCTACAATtgttaaaaaaaatgtgGTTGTAGATGCACCACAGGTACTCCTCATTCACTTGTCCAGATCGATGTTTAATGGTACCAATTATACTAGGAATCCATGTGCAgtaaattttgatgaaattctaCAATTGCAAGAACAAGTAATTCAAAATGATAGATGTGTGGGGATCAACAGTGTAAATTACGAATTGAAAGCTATCGTTAAACATGCAGGTTCTCATTCTCAAGGTCATTACCAATGTTATAGGCACAAACCTGATTTTGTCAAAGACATCGATACTCATGCCGTTATCAATAGAACACCTGTTATTGATGCTAATTTGATTAATATTCATGATCCACAGGACAGTAAAGAAGTGGCAGCTACTGAAATGATggaaccaccaccaaccAAGCAGACTGGTGATTCTCCATCCAATCTAAGTAGCAGTTCTTTGGGCGGTTCAACAGATTTACCTAATTCGAACGATCCTAATGATTCGGATGATTATGTCTTGGATAATGatgattcttcaaagatgtCAAGAAAACCTTCCACATTCAGAAAGATCACCAATTTCCTATCGAGAAGATCCTCTGTTAGCAATTCTAGTTTAGATACTCCTGATGCTCCAGAATCTGATAATGTGGGTCGTGGTAGAAGATCAACCACATCTAGAAATACCGATGATCATAGTAGACCTACAAGCACAGTGAGAAGTTCCACTGGTAACAGAGAAAGTAGTGTTGCTTCTAGACAAGGCGGTACACAGCCTATTAGATCTCGTAGCAGAGCCAATAGTACTTCCTCTCAGCAGAGCTCTCGCAGCAGGGCAGACAGTATTTCATCTGACAGATCTTTATCCGATCTATCAGCGGTCACTTCATCTGAAAGCAACAACTATGGGACAACAACTAGCGCCAGTGATACTGATAGTACCTCTGGTGCTGATCCAATGACTCGTAAGAGACACttgaaaaagattaagAGCGTTCTAAAGTACCCATATTGGTCCATTTCAGATACTGTAGTCCATGAGGCCAAACCAGAGGAAGTCCTCAACGAAACCAAGTACGTTTATATGTTATTCTACGAACGTGTAAATGCATAA
- a CDS encoding uncharacterized protein (weakly similar to uniprot|Q02864 Saccharomyces cerevisiae YPL071C Hypothetical ORF), whose amino-acid sequence MSWSNSISSASSSSTFKLKRPHSPDSVGVNNYKKQRLIQDFEKLSLKDSSHGAQSQVVTANNNLLDEIGIGIISIPKDVKKRVRRLRNSSGTYNDEKLIYEKLREAIRNEHLQIIRWQDPLHVVYQQWLRWIRTRWIVWPAQPYPEDNDNDDYDYNNFYGGYDSDVDMDA is encoded by the coding sequence ATGTCGTGGTCGAATAGTATTAGTAGTGCaagtagtagtagtacGTTTAAGCTGAAGAGGCCTCATAGCCCTGATTCTGTTGGGGTCAATAACTATAAGAAGCAGAGGTTAATTCAAGATTTCGAAAAATTAAGCCTAAAAGATAGTTCTCATGGAGCTCAGAGTCAAGTAGTTACCGCGAATAATAATCTCttggatgaaattggaattggcATTATAAGCATACCGAAGGATGTTAAGAAACGTGTAAGGAGGCTTCGAAATAGTAGTGGTACCtataatgatgaaaaattgatttatGAAAAGCTGAGAGAGGCAATTCGTAATGAACATTTACAGATTATTCGTTGGCAGGATCCCTTACATGTCGTTTACCAGCAATGGCTTAGGTGGATACGAACGAGATGGATAGTTTGGCCAGCCCAACCTTACCCTGAAGATAACGATAATGATGATTACGATTACAACAACTTTTATGGCGGTTACGATAGTGACGTGGATATGGATGCATAG
- the YTA6 gene encoding putative AAA family ATPase YTA6 (similar to uniprot|P40328 Saccharomyces cerevisiae YPL074W YTA6 Putative ATPase of the CDC48/PAS1/SEC18 (AAA) family localized to the cortex of mother cells but not to daughter cells) — protein MGNDKFIIPANFTLLQSLQLLYSIVASQCENYEKQAANLELNINDLVKLYRLFDNLLQYMNDGLSRIEKSYKLQGGLRENTSNDKDLKRKFEDLQLLGQDIRLSRRECNNRIGVLENIRNNQSIFGKFRSRSTKRCKPKFEDEKQENTAIEAAENVRRERRDKELRKLEKEKQRQLELDAQKEKEIELFLKQQLEAEYLEKESKRDAITASKRKSMPERKAVGSPTLPQQSTFTSRRPDRHSMYVNGGSIQRTTGKSSEESGLRPAASVARSSSTGGGSGAPKKRYEYVKPVIRRQPIRSPRATSRVASPEIVGTDGFKPVVRRERNSNSLRRNGTPQSPPMSSPPLVAAGREKFGTDSSDEDASDDKSDSSIDNYMGSSVNGVDPIACRQIMKEIVIQDEEVRWDDIAGLRNAKNSLKETVVYPFLRPDLFKGLREPIRGMLLFGPPGTGKTMIAKAVATESKSTFFSISASSLLSKYMGESEKLVRALFYMAKKMAPSIIFIDEIDSLLTARSDNENESSRRVKTELLIQWSSLSSSTGNDVNADTRVLVLAATNLPWAIDEAARRRFSRRLYIPLPEFETRLHHLKKLMSKQNNHLSEIDFEVIAEMTEGFSGSDITALAKEAAMEPIRDLGDRLVDAEFSKIRPVTVKDFEKAMLTVKMSVSPASLQQYQDWAAGFGSTGA, from the coding sequence ATGGGGAATGATAAGTTTATAATACCTGCAAATTTTACACTCTTACAATCGCTGCAATTACTATATTCTATTGTAGCGTCCCAGTGTGAGAACTACGAAAAGCAGGCTGCGAATCTAGAATTGAATATTAATGATCTAGTCAAACTGTACAGATTGTTCGACAACTTATTACAGTATATGAATGATGGATTGtccagaattgaaaaatcttaCAAATTGCAGGGCGGTTTAAGAGAGAACACATCAAATGACAAAGATCTAAAgagaaaatttgaagatctaCAGTTATTAGGCCAAGACATAAGATTATCGAGAAGAGAATGCAATAACAGAATTGgtgttttggaaaatattagAAACAATCAAAGtatatttggtaaattcagAAGTCGTAGTACTAAGAGATGTAAACCAAAGTTTGAGGATGAAAAGCAAGAAAATACTGCCATCGAGGCAGCAGAAAATGTGAGAAGGGAAAGGAGGGATaaggaattgagaaaattggaaaaagagaagcaacgacaattggaattggatgctcagaaggagaaagaaattgaactATTTCTAAAACAACAATTAGAAGCTGAATATTTGGAGAAGGAATCAAAGAGAGATGCCATTACTGCTTCAAAGAGAAAATCTATGCCTGAAAGAAAAGCCGTTGGTTCTCCCACCTTACCGCAGCAATCTACCTTCACCAGCAGGAGACCTGATAGACACAGCATGTATGTTAATGGGGGTTCTATACAAAGAACTACAGGAAAGTCATCAGAAGAAAGTGGGTTGCGTCCAGCTGCGTCTGTCGCTAGAAGTTCTTCTAccggtggtggtagtggtgCTCCGAAAAAGAGGTACGAATACGTTAAACCAGTGATTCGTCGTCAACCAATAAGATCACCAAGAGCTACATCAAGAGTTGCATCGCCGGAAATTGTGGGGACAGATGGATTTAAACCTGTGGTTCGCAGAGAGAGAAATTCCAACTCATTAAGAAGAAATGGGACCCCGCAATCACCTCCAATGTCATCGCCACCTTTAGTTGCAGCTGGTCGTGAGAAATTTGGCACAGATAgtagtgatgaagatgctaGTGATGACAAATCCGATTCTTCTATTGATAACTATATGGGGAGTAGTGTTAATGGCGTGGATCCCATTGCATGTCGACAAATTATGAAAGAAATCGTCattcaagatgaagaagtacGTTGGGATGATATTGCAGGTTTACGTAACGCCAAAAACTCTTTGAAGGAAACCGTTGTGTACCCTTTCTTAAGGCcagatcttttcaaaggtcTTAGAGAGCCAATTAGAGGTATGCTTTTATTTGGTCCCCctggtactggtaaaaCCATGATTGCCAAAGCTGTAGCCACGGAATCCAAGTCAACTTTCTTTAGCATTAGTGCATCTTCACttttatccaaatacaTGGGTGAATCTGAAAAGTTAGTAAGAGCGCTCTTTTACATGGCCAAAAAGATGGCACCATCAATTATCTTTatcgatgaaattgattctcTGTTAACTGCTAGATCTGATAATGAAAACGAATCCTCAAGACGTGTAAAGACGGAACTTTTAATCCAATGGTCATCACTTTCAAGCTCTACTGGTAATGATGTGAATGCAGATACCCGTGTTTTAGTCTTAGCAGCTACTAATTTACCTTGGgccattgatgaagcaGCAAGACGTAGATTTTCTAGACGTCTCTACATCCCCTTACCTGAATTCGAGACAAGACTTCaccatttgaagaaactaaTGTCTAAACAGAATAACCATCTCTcagaaattgattttgaagTAATTGCAGAAATGACAGAGGGGTTTTCAGGCTCAGACATTACAGCCTTAGCAAAGGAAGCTGCTATGGAACCAATTAGAGATTTAGGTGATAGACTGGTAGATGCAGAATTCAGTAAAATTAGGCCAGTTACggtaaaagattttgagaagGCAATGCTAACTGTGAAGATGAGTGTTTCACCAGCTTCGTTACAACAATACCAAGATTGGGCAGCTGGATTCGGAAGTACAGGTGCCTAA
- the KTR4 gene encoding putative mannosyltransferase (similar to uniprot|P38131 Saccharomyces cerevisiae YBR199W KTR4 Putative mannosyltransferase involved in protein glycosylation member of the KRE2/MNT1 mannosyltransferase family) yields MVGWPSRRIIGRVVALGVILALLVSGYQLASGYGYTDGLGEMASKPYKWYTTGLSAPLLSDVANGTQPHTYKELLNKLQSPLVDKESLDRKVVDDLLKERKQIYWNTLHTPIKEPKVDGLVRPGDKLAGSSKACFLCLVRNEDLDGIIGSIQELEEQFNEDFNYPYVFLNDGKFTKDFKDAIRKALPRGRKIEFGSIEPSLWDMPSNIDENEFKEHMEKLSGIQHADQLSYHNMCRFYSKSFYHHPLLKKYKYAWRVEPGVHFYCKVEYDVFQFMQMNDKIYGYVLNLYDSPESIETLWTKTFDFLQENPHYLNENCAHEWVRDNVQKPDNYDVTQGYSTCHFWTNFEITDMDWLRGPIYEAYMEFLDSQKGFYYERWGDAPVRSLALALFADKGRIHWFRDIAYSHFPYTNCPSCPEGSERCNGDCRPGFFVPWENLEIENCQATWIKYSMDQKDLDMY; encoded by the coding sequence ATGGTTGGTTGGCCCAgtagaagaattattgGCCGGGTGGTAGCACTAGGTGTAATATTAGCGTTATTGGTATCCGGCTACCAATTGGCATCAGGGTATGGTTATACCGATGGCCTTGGTGAAATGGCTTCAAAACCATACAAATGGTATACGACTGGTCTTAGTGCACCATTACTGAGTGATGTCGCTAACGGTACTCAACCTCATACTTATAAGGAATTATTAAATAAGTTACAGAGTCCACTGGTGGACAAAGAATCATTGGATAGGAAAGTTGTTGATGATTTACTGAAGGAAAGGAAACAAATATATTGGAATACGTTACATACACCAATTAAAGAGCCTAAAGTAGATGGTCTTGTTAGACCTGGTGATAAATTGGCTGGATCTTCCAAAGCATGCTTTTTATGTCTTGTAAgaaatgaagatttagacGGAATCattggatcaattcaaGAACTAGAGGAACAATTTAATGAGGATTTCAATTATCCATATGTTTTCCTcaatgatggtaaatttaCAAAGGATTTCAAGGATGCAATTCGAAAAGCACTGCCCAGGGGCAGGAAGATTGAATTTGGAAGTATTGAACCATCCCTTTGGGACATGCCATCAAAtattgatgagaatgaatttaaagaaCATATGGAAAAATTAAGTGGAATACAACATGCAGATCAGTTGTCATACCACAACATGTGTCGCTTCTATTCTAAGTCTTTTTATCACCATCCACTGTTAAAGAAATACAAATACGCCTGGAGAGTTGAGCCTGGCGTTCATTTCTACTGTAAAGTTGAATATGAcgtttttcaattcatgcAAATGAATGACAAAATCTATGGATATGTGTTAAATCTCTACGATAGTCCAGAGTCCATTGAAACTCTGTGGACCAAGACTTTTGACTTCCTACAGGAGAATCCTCACTATTTAAATGAAAACTGTGCACACGAATGGGTTAGAGATAATGTGCAAAAGCCAGATAATTACGATGTCACACAAGGTTACTCTACATGTCATTTCTGGAcaaactttgaaattacGGATATGGATTGGTTAAGGGGACCTATTTACGAAGCGTACATGGAGTTCCTGGATTCTCAAAAAGGATTTTACTACGAACGTTGGGGTGATGCACCTGTAAGAAGTTTAGCGCTAGCACTTTTTGCAGATAAAGGTAGAATTCATTGGTTTAGAGATATTGCGTATTCACATTTTCCCTATACAAATTGCCCGTCATGCCCAGAAGGTTCTGAAAGGTGCAATGGCGATTGTAGACCTGGATTCTTTGTTCCTTGGGAAAATCtcgaaattgaaaattgtCAAGCAACTTGGATCAAATATAGCATGGACCAAAAGGATCTAGATATGTATTAG
- the MUK1 gene encoding guanine nucleotide exchange factor MUK1 (similar to uniprot|Q02866 Saccharomyces cerevisiae YPL070W MUK1 Protein of unknown function localized to the cytoplasm computational analysis of large-scale protein-protein interaction data suggests a possible role in transcriptional regulation) — translation MTTKEETRALHTPPMSNTKFDTTQSIKESYRPQSGVTQEDSNEGQGNGNSGSQSHCHNHVELSKEDIDREVNSIEQLPVELSKLIDLFINDLKQPKYVKPLTIIQLSSLFQNFYIKFDKASFQYLSTSHSNSNGTSNGNGGNNNNGNTDTNNSNNVNGNNNNLNGNGNGNGNSNDSQPAFLVARETLSSGLSGIFARSRSGSGSSLRRGRRSSSLFSVDSNNVQPLLSPEEIQKQLRTNELNNYKIDKFMSLCEREVFRRILEVGTSVASPSKEELVTRSNHQKKTFNVSSLFRNSPEFIEFDKVLYEKLHALSTMATQNKIDLVEFLRLPIGKNPDLESQEGFDGAKELLTNLVSHTIAPCEKIAVILKIHESMMFSQEMCNDDFLSMLVYYIIKVCPKNIFLNAQFIKLFRNKKKLVQQEMYALTNFEAALVFVEGLTFTDFIPSSQEKLTNSEKDILQTPVSNKISLPSPLKNSGAVNVDVTLHETHPEAMRSNSYDGFKYAFDTSLKNIFGKIRSYTPPVQPINLPRSSSTLSLEADKKISTSPTRAAVGSQPVTATPSSSTTTTATATATQLPEVWKKYKDRKFEDLKVSDMKEIFEIYQKLMG, via the coding sequence ATGACTACTAAGGAAGAGACAAGGGCTCTGCATACACCACCAATGTCAAATACTAAATTCGATACTACACAGTCCATTAAGGAGTCATATAGGCCTCAGTCGGGTGTTACGCAGGAAGATTCGAATGAAGGCCAAGGTAACGGTAATAGTGGTAGTCAAAGCCACTGTCATAACCATGTTGAGTTGAGCAAAGAGGACATAGATCGGGAGGTCAACAGTATAGAACAGTTACCTGTagaactttccaaattgatcGATCTGTTCATCAACGATTTGAAACAACCCAAATATGTCAAACCCTTAACTATTATACAACTGTCCTCACTATTTCAGAATTTCTACATCAAGTTTGATAAGGCTTCATTTCAGTACTTGAGTACAAGTCACAGTAATAGTAACGGTACTAGCAATGGCAACGGTGGGAATAATAACAACGGTAACACAGACActaataacagtaataatgTCAATGGGAATAATAATAACTTAAATGGAAACGgaaatggaaatggaaACAGTAATGATAGTCAACCAGCATTTTTAGTAGCAAGAGAAACTTTAAGTAGTGGATTAAGCGGGATATTTGCAAGAAGTAGAAGTGGTAGTGGCAGTTCTTTGAGAAGGGGTAGaagatcatcatcattatttaGTGTGGATTCTAATAATGTACAACCACTCTTATCACCAGAGGAAATCCAGAAACAATTAAGAACTAACGAATTGAACAATTATAagattgataaatttatgTCATTATGCGAAAGGGAAGTGTTCAGAAGAATTTTAGAGGTTGGCACATCGGTTGCAAGCCCTTCCAAAGAGGAATTGGTCACTAGATCCAACcatcaaaagaaaacttttAACGTTTCCAGTTTATTTAGAAACAGCCCTGAATTTATCGAATTCGACAAAGTATTATACGAAAAATTGCATGCATTATCCACTATGGCTActcaaaataaaattgatctGGTGGAATTTTTAAGGTTACCAATAGGTAAAAATCCTGACTTAGAAAGTCAAGAGGGATTCGATGGAGCCAAAGAATTATTAACCAATTTGGTCTCACATACAATTGCTCCTTGTGAAAAAATTGCGGTTATCCTGAAAATCCATGAATCAATGATGTTTTCACAGGAAATGTGTAATGATGATTTTCTATCCATGTTGGTTTACTATATCATCAAAGTTTGCCCCAAGAACATTTTCCTAAATGCACAATTCATTAAGCTGTTCagaaataaaaagaaattggttcaaCAAGAGATGTATGCATTAACTAATTTCGAGGCAGCATTAGTATTCGTGGAAGGTTTGACTTTTACCGATTTCATACCAAGTTCAcaggaaaaattgactaATTCTGAGAAGGACATCTTACAAACGCCAGTCAGTAACAAAATAAGTTTACCGAGtccattgaaaaatagCGGAGCTGTTAATGTGGACGTTACATTGCATGAAACACACCCTGAAGCCATGAGATCAAATTCCTATGATGGATTTAAATATGCATTTGACACTTCGTTGAAAAACATCTTTGGTAAGATAAGATCATACACACCGCCGGTACAGCCGATTAATTTACCTAGAAGCAGTTCAACTCTATCGCTAGAGGcagataaaaaaatatcaacCAGCCCCACAAGGGCTGCTGTCGGTTCACAACCGGTAACAGCAACACCATCATCgtcaacaacaacgacaGCGACAGCGACAGCGACACAATTACCTGaagtttggaaaaaataTAAGGATCGTAAATTTGAGGATTTAAAAGTGTCAGATATGaaggaaatttttgaaatttatcaaaaacTTATGGGCTAG